CCTTTTGTATGAAACACCGCCGCGCGGGTCGCTTCAAGTCGGCCCGCGCGCGTTTGCCAATCGGGGAGACCTTTTATGTCGCGCATCAGATTTACCGCCGCCACCTCCGTCACCGCTTTGTCGCTGGCGCTGGCCGGCTGCATGGGCGGGGGCGACATTCCGAGCGCATCCACCCCGATTACGCAAAGCGAAGCGCAGATGGGTGCCGAAGCGCATCCGCAGCTGCTCGCCGAATTCGGCGGCGCGATGAGCGGCAGCCATGCGCAATATGTCGAGCAGGTGGGCAAGAACATCGCGGTCCAGTCCGGGCTTGGCAATGCGCGCGAATCGTTCACGGTTTCGCTGCTCAACAGCCCGGTGAACAACGCTTTCGCGATCCCCGGTGGCTATATCTACACGACGCGCCAGCTGGTCGCGTTGATGAACAATGAAGCCGAACTGGCCGGCGTGCTCGGGCACGAGGTCGGCCATGTCGCCGCGCGCCATTCGCAGCGGCGCCAGGCCGCCTCGCAGCGCAATACGCTGCTTGGCGCAGCAGGTGCCATCCTGTCGGGCATCCTGCTCGGCAATAGCGGGATTGGGCAGCAGATCGGCCAGGCCGCATTGCAGGGTTCGCAATTGCTGACGCTGAAATTCTCGCGTTCGCAGGAACTGGAAGCCGACGAACTTGGCATCCGCTATCTCAACCAGGCGGGCTACGATCCGCGCGCGATGGCGACCGTCCTGCAGAGCCTGGCGATGCAGAACGCGCTCGATGCCCGGGTCCAGGGCCGCGACAATGCCAGCATTCCCGAATGGGCTTCGACCCACCCCGATCCGGCCAGCCGCGTCCAGAGCGCCATGACGACCGCGCAAGCCGCGGGCGTCGGCGGCGGGATCACCAATCGCGACACCTTCCTCACCCGGATCGACGGGCTGACCTATGGCGACGACCCGGCGCAGGGCGTGGTCGAAGGCCGTCAGTTCATCCATCCCGAACTGCGGCTCGCCTTCACCGCGCCGCAGGGTTTCTACATGGTCAATGGCACGCGCGCCGTGTCGATCAACGGCCAGAGCGGACAGGCACAGTTCACGCTCGCACCGTACAGCAACAATCTCGACAGCTACGTCACCAGCGTCTTCGCCGGGGTGAGCGAGCAGCAGCAGATCCGCCCGCAGTCGATCCAGAAGACGACCGTCAACGGATTGCCGGCCGCTTACGGAACCGCGCGGGTAAACTCGGGCAATGGGCAGGTCGATGTGACGGTGTTCGCGTATGAATTTTCGAACAGTGTCGCCTATCACTTCCTCGCCATCACGCCGGCGGGCCAGGCATCGACGTTCAACCAGATGTTCAGTTCGATGCGGCGGATCGACGCGCAGACCGCGGCCAATATCATCCCGCGCGTGATCGATGTGGTCACGGTGCGGAGCGGCGATACGGTCAATTCACTGGCGAGCCGGATGGCCTATAGCGACAATCAGGTAGAACGTTTCCGCGTGCTCAACGGGCTGGCCTCGAACCAAGGGGTCAGCGCGGGGCAGAAGGTGAAGATCGTCGTCCGCGGGCGCTAACGCGTCACGCCGACGCCGGACAAAAGAAAAGGGCGGCGGGTTGAACCCGCCGCCCTCTCTTTATCGATCGCGTCGAACTTAGTTTTCGGCGCTCAGCGTGGTCGAGACCTTGTTGAAGGTCGTGCTGAGTTCGTCACCCAGGCTCTGCATTGCGGTGATCGCAGCAACGGCGATCAGGGCAGCGATAAGGCCGTATTCGATAGCGGTTGCGCCTTCTTCATTGCGGCGCAGCTTACGGAAAAACTTCATGTGTCGTCTCCTGGTTCAGTCTTCGTACCCGGTCCGTCCCGAAAATCCGGTTCGAACATTTTCGGTTTTGCATCGAAGTGGTTGAAAAAATCCTAACACTCCGAGCATCCCATTTTCCCCGTCAGCCGCTCGTGACCGCGACAACCGCGGCTTCAATGCTCGTCCACATGGCCGTAGCCGTAGTGCCGAAGGCCTGAATCCCGCCAATCATGGCAAGAAAGATCAGTGCGAGGATCAGCCCGTATTCGACGGCTGTGGCTCCGCGTGTGTCGCGTCCCAGATTGCGCAGGAATTCGACCATGTTCGTTGCCCCATTCGTCACTTGCCTAAGCTGACAATCGGTGAGTACGGCTGATCGGGTTAAGAAAGGGTTGAGGGCGGCGAAGGTTTTGGAAAATATTCCGACATGGACCTGTGTGGTGGCCCTGGCGCTCAGCGACGGGAAGGGCCGCTGGCTGATGCACCGGCGGCCCGCGCACAAGCACCATGGCGGGTTGTGGGAATTCCCCGGCGGCAAGGTGGAAATCGAGGAAAAACCGCGGGATGCGCTGGTCCGGGAGATCGATGAAGAGCTCGGATTGGCGCTTGCGCCGGAGCAGGTTTGGCCGGTCGCCTTCGCCGAAGAAACGCTTGCCGAAGCGCGTCCGCCGATTGTCATAATGCTTTACAGGTCGGTGTGGGACGGCAGTCCGGTGGAGGCCCGCGAAGGGGGCGAAATCGCATGGTTTGCGCCGCGCGAGATCGAGTCGCTCGACAAACCGCCGCTCGATATCGAGCTCATGCGGCACTTGTTTGCAAAACCTTGAATTAGGGATTGCCAAGCTGGGGGCACCTGCCTATGTGCCGCCCTCCAAGCGCGCCCGTAGCTCAGCTGGATAGAGCACCAGACTACGAATCTGGGGGCCGGAGGTTCGAATCCTTCCGGGCGCGCCACAAGAGGCCATCTCTCGCAAGAGGGGTGGCCTCTTGTGGTTCTGGCGTAGGGAAATTTGCTTTTGAGAGCTGAGGACGGCCAGACCCACGCTACCGCGGTGGCCTGTCCTTCCGGGTGCGGCGCTAGTCCGCCTGGTCCTCGAGCCAATGCATATCGTCGTCGCTGAAGCCGAAGTGGTGGCCGGCTTCATGGACCACCACGTGGCGAACGAGGTCATCCATGCGCACGCCGGTCTCGCGCCATTCGGCAATCAGCGGTTCGCGGAACAGCCAGATTCGCGGCGGCAGGCGTCCGCTTTCCCAGATCGACCGGTCGGGGAGGGGCTCGCCCTCATAGAGGCCGGATAGGTGCCAGCGTTCCTCCATGCCGACCGAAGCTAGCTGCTCGGGGGTGGCAAAGTCTTCCACCTGCAGGACGATATCGCCCAGCTGCTCGCGGAACTGCGCGGGCAGGGCAGCGAGTGCGGCTTGCGCCATCATCTGCATCTGCGGTTTCGACGGGGCCTGGCGGTCGTGCATGGCCATGGAGATGGGACCGCGCGCCGCCCGGCACAAGACTGGAACCGCGCCGCCGGTAGCCGGTTCATTGGTGAAAGGAGATCATTTTCCATGACCGACGCCTCAGAAATTTTCGCGCGCCTCAAGCAGGATCACGACCAGCACCGCGAGCTGCTCGACAAATTGCTCGAGACGAGCGGCGACAGCAGCGAGCGCGTGACGCTGTTCGAAGAGCTTACCAAGGAACTCAAGTCGCACGCCGCGGCAGAGGAACAGGCGCTCTATTCGACCATGCTGCGCAAACCGCCGACCACCGGCGAGACGCGCCACTCGGTCGCCGAGCACCACGAGATCGAGGAAGCGCTCAACGATCTGGCGGCTACCGATATGTCGGAAGGTGGCTGGCTGACGAAGTTCAAGAATTTCGACCACCAGTACCGTCATCACATCAACGAGGAAGAGGAAGATCACTTCCCCGACTTCGAGCAATATCTCGACGATGACGACATGAAGCACATGGAAAAGGTGTTCGAGCGCCGCAAGCGCGAGGAAATGGCCGAGGCCGAGGTCACGCCCGAGAAAAAGGAAGACGCCAAGGAATAGCGCTGGCAGGGGGCGGGAGGTGAGCAAAGCGGGCACAAGCGACCCGAGCCGGGTTTCCGGGCTCGAACCTTCGGTCGAACCGGGGGTGTGGCGCTATGCCAAGGCTACGCGCGCCAGCGTTATCGTCGACGCAGCTGACTATTTCGCCCTCGTGCAGGAAGCGATGCTCAAGTCGCGGCGGCGTATCCTGCTGATCGGTTGGGACTTCGATACACGCATCCATCTCGAACGCGGACGTCGCTGGTGGCAGCGTGGGTGGAAGCGCGGCTATCCCTCGCGCCTGGGCAGTTTCATCGCCTGGCTTGCCCGGCACCGCAAACAGCTTGATATCCGTATCCTCAAATGGAGCGTCGGTGCGCTTTCGACCATCGGGCGTGCCTCGATGTGGTGGGATCTCGCGCGGTGGATCCGGCATTCGCGGATCACCTTCAAATTCGACACCGCCCATCCGGTCGGCTGTACCCACCACCAGAAGATCGCGGTGCTCGACAACCAGGTCGCCGTGTGCGGCGGGATAGACATGACCGACCAGCGCTGGGACACGCGCGAACACAAGGAAGATGATCCGCGGCGCAAGACGCCGCATGGGCGGCCCTATAAGCCGTGGCACGATGCCGCGATGATGATGGAAGGCGAAATCGCCGTCGCCCTTGCACAATTGGGGGACGACCGTTGGACCTGCGCTGGCGGCGATGAACTTCCCGACGTGCCCGAAAGCCCCGGTACGCCCTGGCCCGATGCACTGGAGGCGCAATTCGAGAATGTCGAAATCGGCATCGCCCGCACCCGCGCATCCTATCGTGACTGGGAGGCGGTCGACGAGATCGAGCAACTCTATCTCAAGCAGATCGGGGCGGCCAAACGCTTCATCTACGCCGAAAGCCAGTATTTCGCCTCGCGCGCGATTGCCGAGGCGATCATCGCCCGGCTGCAGGAAGACGAACCGCCCGAGATCGTCATCGTCCATCCCTGCCATGCCGATGGCTGGCTGGAGCAGCAGGCGATGGACCACGCACGCGCCGAACTGGTGCGCGCGATAGAAGAGGCGGATAAGCACCACCGGTTCTCGCTGTGGTCACCATTTTCCGGCGAGACCCCGATCTATGTCCACGCCAAGATCATGATCATCGACGACGATATCCTGCGGATCGGCTCGGCCAATCTCAACAATCGCTCGATGGGACTCGATAGTGAATGCGACGTGTTCATCGATGCCACGCGTGAGGGCAACGATCACGCGCGTGCCGGCATTGCCGACCTGCGGCGATCGCTGCTCGGCGAGCATTGCGGGATCGACGAAGGGGAGGTCGGCCAGCTGCTGTCGCGCTACGGGTCGATGGCCCGTTTGATCGACCACTCGCAGGAAGACGGCGGGCGCAATCTGCGGCGTTACCACGCGCCCGAACTCAATGGAGTCGAGCAGACCCTGGCCGAAAGCGCGCTGCTCGATCCCGAGCACCCGGAAGAGATGTTCGAGCCATTTGCAAAGGGCGGCCTTTTCCGCAAAGGCAGCAGGCTCGCGCGGTTTCGCGAAAAGTTCAGGAGGATCAAGGGAACGTGAGCAGCCTAGTTGGACCCGACGAGGACGATCCCCGCGGCAAGCTGCCGGTACCCGACCATGTCCAGGATGCCATTCGCACCTTGATCGAATGGACCGGCGATGATCCCTCGCGTGAAGGCCTGCTCGATACCCCCGCCCGCGTGGCGCGCGCGTGGAAGGAATATTGCCTCGGTTACGAGGAAGATCCCGCCTACCATCTCGGCCGCGTGTTCGAGGAAGTCGGCGGCTATAACGAGATCGTCCTGCTCAAGGACATCCCGTTCCAGTCGCATTGCGAACATCATATGGCGCCGATCATCGGCAAGGCGGCGATCGCTTACCTGCCCCATGACCGCGTGGTCGGCATTTCCAAGCTGGCCCGGGTGCTGCACGGTTTCGCGCGGCGTTTGCAGGTGCAGGAACGCCTGACCGCGGAAGTCGCCGATTGCATCTGGGAGAACCTTCAGCCGCAGGGCGTCGCCGTGGTTATCGAGGCGTCGCATAGCTGCATGACCGCGCGCGGGGTCAAAACCCCCGGTGTCGGCATGGTCACCAGCCGCATGATGGGTACGTTCCTCGACGATCACCGCAGCCGCGAGGAAGTGCTCCGCCTGATGGGGTACGGCTGACCTCGCTTCCCCGAGTGCAGTCTCAACGGCATTCGGAGTATAGTCGGCCCATCAGGACACGCCGATTTAACCGATCCTGCGAACCAGCGCCTCGGTATACAGGCGCGGCGGATCCGAGGATTGCAGATAGCTGCACATGGCATCCATCGCATTGTCGGTCAGCTTCAGCTGGACATTGCGCGAATTCGCGCAGGGCTTGGTCCGGACGAGGTACCCCTCGTTCTCCATGACCGAAATGGCGCGTAGCGCGGTGGTCGGTGGAACGTGCGCCGCATAGCTGGCCTTGGTGATCGATACCGGGTGGTCGTTCGCCGTGCGTTCGAACAGATGGAGCAGCAGGTCCCACATCGGTTCGCCGAGGAATTTCGGCGGCAGGATTTTTTCGCGCCTGCGTCGCAGCGAGAACATCGCTTGGGCTACCGGGACCAATTCGACCGGTGATACTTTCGGAGCGGAAGCCGGTTTGGTTGGGCGGGCAGCGCAGCCAAGGTCTTTTTCCAGCGTATCGGCAAGTTCGTTCAGCTGCGTGGCCTGCTGTCGGAGAACGGTGACATAATCTCTTGTTTTTTCTATCATAGGCATTGAGTCGTGCCTCAACCTGCCCTGTCGCGAGAGGGCCCGCTTGCAGGGAGCTGAGGGTACCGATCGGGTTCCTTGATGGGGGGGCGATCGGGACAGGCTTCAGGGTATTTTGGCCCGTGTCTTGTATATTTTGGTCAGGCGGGAGGGCGACCTTCGCACGGGACTCACGAAAACGCCCCACCCGGCGCAGGGCCGGGCGGGGCGGTCATTCCGTAACGGCGCAGGCCGAAACAGGCCTACATCTGGCCGAGCATGTGTTCCGCGCTCGAGACCGAGAAATCGCCGGGTGCCTCGACATTGAGCTGCGTGACCACGCCGTCTTCGACAACCATCGAATACCGCTGTCCGCGCTTGCCCATACCGAAACCCGAACCGTCCATCGTCAGGCCCACGGCTTCGGCGAAATTGCCATTGCCATCGGCGAGCATGGTGATGTCGTCCGATCCGGCCGAGCTCTTCCACGCGCCCATGACGAAAGCGTCGTTGACTGCAGTCGCGACGATTTCGTCGACGCCCTTGCTCTTCAGGTCGCCGGCCTTTTCGACATAGCCGGGCAGATGGCGCGCCGAACAGGTCGGGGTAAAGGCACCGGGCACCGAAAACAGCGCGACCTTCTTGCCCTTGAAATATTCGCTCGAGCTGACCTGTTCGGGGCCATTCTCGGTCGCCTTGACCAGCTTCACATCAGGCAGCTTGTCGCCCACCGAAATCGTCATGTTGGAAACTCCGTTAATGTCGTCCGGCGCATGGGTAGGCGGGCGCGAAGGCCCGCGCAACCTTCCTCGACGGGCACGGCACCGCGGAACCGCCGTGCAAGCGTTAAGACGTCTTTACCGCGCCGCTTTAAGTTACTGTAATCCCTTTACCCTATCCCATGAAATGCGAGATTGCAGCGATGAAACGGCTCGCTGCTGCGCCGCGCAACGGGGGACGGTTCGCGGCGCGCCGGGGCCCCTTCGGGTTCGCAACGGTCGGGGGGCTGTTGCCCCCGGTTCGTGGAGGGGCTAGGGGCGGCGCCAATGCGGCGGCCGCCCCTTTTGCGTGCGGTCACCACCCCGAAAAGTCGAGGACATCATCGTGACCGAATTTACCGATTACGTTATCAAGGACCTGGCGCTGGCCAAATACGGCCGCGACGAGATCGCCATTGCCGAAACCGAAATGCCGGGCCTCATGGCGCTGCGCGAGGAATATGCCGACAAGCCGCTCAAGGGCGCGCGCATCACCGGCTCGCTGCACATGACGATCCAGACCGCCGTGCTGATCGAAACGCTGGTCGCGCTGGGCGCCGATGTGCGCTGGGCCACCTGCAACATCTATTCGACGCAGGACCACGCCGCCGCTGCAATCGCGGCGCAGGACATTCCCGTGTTCGCGATCAAGGGTGAAAGCCTCGCCGATTACTGGGACTATGTCGGCCGCATCTTCGACTGGTCGACCGAGGACGATGCCGACCGCACCGCCAATATCATTCTCGACGATGGCGGCGATGCCACCATGTTCGCGCTGTGGGGCGCGCGCATCGAAGCGGGCGAGGAACTGCCCGAGCCGCAGAACGCCGAGGAAATCGAATTCCAGCGTGCGCTCAAGGCGTTCCTCAAGGCCAAGCCGGGATATCTGACCAAGTCGGTTCAGAACATCGTTGGCGTCTCGGAAGAAACCACCACCGGCGTCCACCGCCTCTATCACCTCGCCAAGCAGGGCAAGCTGCCGTTCCCCGCGATCAATGTGAACGACAGCGTGACCAAGTCGAAGTTCGACAATCTCTATGGCTGCCGCGAATCGCTGGTCGACGCGATCCGCCGTGCGACCGATGTGATGCTGTCGGGCAAGGTCGCCTGCGTCGCCGGTTTCGGCGATGTCGGCAAGGGTTCGGCGCAGTCGCTTCGCAATGGCGGCGCACGCGTTCTGGTGACCGAAATCGATCCGATCTGCGCGCTGCAGGCGGCCATGGACGGCTTCGAAGTCGTGACCATGGACGAAGCGGTCGGTGTTGCCGATATCTTCGTCACTGCGACCGGCAACGAGCATGTCATCACCGCCGAACAGATGAAGGCGATGAAGGACAAGGCGATCGTCTGCAACATCGGTCACTTCGACAGCGAGCTGCAGATTTCCGCGCTCGATAATTACGAGTGGAACGAACTCAAGCCGGGCACCGACCTGGTGAAGTTCCCCGATGGCAAGGAAATCATCGTGCTCGGCAAGGGCCGGCTGGTGAACCTGTCCTGCGCGACCGGTCACCCCAGCTTCGTGATGAGCTTCAGCTTCACCAACCAGACGCTGGCGCAGATCGAACTTTGGACCAAGGGCGATGAATATCAGAACGACGTCTATGTCCTGCCCAAGCATCTCGACGAGAAGGTCGCGGCGCTGCATCTCGACAAGCTCGGCGTGAAGCTGACCAAGCTCAGCCAGAAGCAGGCCGACTACATCGGCGTGCCGGTCGATGGCCCGTTCAAGCCCGAGCACTACCGCTACTGATCGCCGCAAACTGCGGCACTACCGTGGCACGAACGCGCGCGGGGGCATTGCATCCCCGCGCGCGTCCGCATAGCTGGCGGTAATGGAAACCTCTCCCGCACTGCTGGCCATCGTCGGCCTTCTGCTGGCCTTATGGACCGCAGGTGCAGTCTGGGCGATGCTGCGCGCGAGCGGACGCGAGCAGAAATCGATCGCCAGCAGGCAGGTTGCGCAGCGCCTTTCGCGCCTGATCGAGGAAGCCCCCGCGATCCCGCTGCTGGTCCGCGCCGACGGGCGGATCGAGGCGCCCGACCGGCTGGCGCGCTGGATCGGGCTCGACAAGGTCCCCGAATACATGTCCGAACTGGCGGGCGCGGATGGCCGCGGCCTGACCGAAGCGCAGATGGACGATCTGACGCGCAACGTGCGCCGCACGCAGAAAACCGCCAAGCCCTTCCGCATGGCGATCACCGTGGCGCCGGGCTCGGGCAAGTCGCTGGCGATGCAGGGTTCGCTGGCAGACCCCGCGGTTTCGCCGGGCGGGGCGGCGCTGATCTGGGTCTTCGATTTCAGTGAGAGCGAAGCCGAACTGCTGCAATTGCGCGAGGAAGCCGCGCGTGCACGCGAGGATTTCGGTGCGCTCGTCGGCCTGATCGAAGCCGCACCCATGCCGATGTGGTTCCGCGGTGCGGACATGCAATTGCGGCTGGTCAACCAGGCCTATGTCGAAGCCGTCGGCGCGGACAGCGCGGACCGCGTGGTCACCGAACAGATCGAGCTGGTCGAAACGGTCAATGGCCGGACGGCGACCGAGGTCGCGCAACAGGCGGCCGACCGGCGCCAGCCGATCGAGCGCATTGTCAGCGCGACGATCGACCGTGCGCGGCGCACCATCCGGGTGACCGACTTGCCGCTGATGGGCGAAGGCATTGCCGGTTACGCGGTCGATATCGAGGAAATGGAGGAGCAGGCCCGCGAATTCCGTGCTTTCCGCGAGGCGCAGCGCTCGATGCTCGACCAGCTGTCTATCGGCGTGGCGCAATTCGATGCGGCGCACCGGATGACCTTCGCCAACCAGCCGTTCCACCGCGTGTTCTCGCTGCCGCCGGGCGTGGTCAATGATCGCACGACCTTCCAGCAAATGCTGCTGATTGCCCGCGAGAACGGCCGCATCCCCGAAGTGCGCGACTTCCCCGCCTGGCGCAACGAACTGGCCGAGTGGTTCCAGCGCGACGAGCCGCATGAAGAAGCCTGGTCGCTGTCGGACAGCACGCATCTGCGGATCGTCGCGCAGCCGCTCCCCGATGGCGGACTGGTGATGATCGCCGAGGACCGGACCGAGCAGCTCGCGCTGTCGGCGACGCGCGACACGCTGCTGCGCACGCGCACCGCGACATTCGACAATCTGTTCGAGGCGCTGGCGGTGTTTGCTCCCGACGGGCATCTGGAATTGTGGAACCGCGGCTTTCCCGGCGCCTGGGGGATCGAACACGAAGTTCTCGACGGCCACCCGCAGGCGGAGGATTTGCTCGGCGCGATTGCCCCGAACCTTGCCGATCCCAGCGCGGTCTCGCGGATCAACCAGGTCATCCGTGCGGCGACGCTCGATCGCAAGAAGAGCGATGGCCGCATCGAACTCGCCAATGGGCGCACGCTCGACTTCACCGGGGTCCCGCTGCCCGATGGCAATGGCCTGCTGACCGTGCTCGACGTGACCGCCTCGCGCCAGGCCGAACAGGCCTTGCGCGAGCGTAACCGCGCGCTGGAGGAAGCCGATGCGGTGATGACGCGCTTCCTGGCGAACATGAGCTATGAATTCCGTACGCCGCTGACCTCGATCGGCGGGTTTGCCGAATTGCTGACCAGCGGCATTGCGGGCGAATTGCCCCCGCAGGCCGAGGAATATGCGCAGGCAATCTCGCTGTCGGTCGGCAAGCTGACCGAGCAGGTCGAGAACGTCCTCGATCTCTCGCAATCCGAAGCGGGCTTGATGCCGCTGCGCCAGAGCAAGCTCGAACTGCTGCCCTTCGTCACGCAGATCGTGCGCAAGCAGGAACGGCGGATACTCGACAGCGGGCTGACGCTCGACCTCAAGGGAAGCCCCGAGAAGAGCGTCACCGCCGATCCGCACCAGTTGCGCCGGGCAATTTCGCAGCTGCTCGACAATGCCATCAACGGCACTCCGCGCGGCGGGCGGATACTGGTCGATATCGGCCGCAAGCGCGGCGAGACCAAGATCGTCATCGCCGACAATGGCCGCGGGATGAGCCAGCACGAACTGGCGCGCGCGCTCGAGGGCATCCGCATGTCTGCCGATGGCAAGGGGATCGAGCGGCGGCAGGGGCTGGGTATCCCGCTCGCGCGGCAGCTGATCGAAGCGCATGGCGGAACGCTCGAAATCCACAGCCGCAAGAACGGCGGTACCACGGCCACGATCACCCTGCCGTGACCATTGCCTTGCCCGATCTCGCAGCGATGGAGGCGTTCGGCCAGCGTATCGCGGCCCTGCTCGCCCCGGGCGATGTCGTCGCGCTTTCGGGCAACCTCGGGACGGGCAAGACCACGCTCGCCCGGGCGATCCTTGCCGCGCTGGGCCATGCCGGCGAAGTGCCGTCGCCAACCTACACGATTATCGAGACCTATGACGAGCTGAACCCGCCGGTGGTGCATGCCGATTTCTACCGGCTGGAACATCCGTCCGAGGTCGAGGAGCTCGGGCTCGACGACTATCGCGAGGGCGCGGTCCTGCTTGCCGAATGGCCCGACCATGCCGGCGGCTTCGCGCATGAGCCGACGTGTCTCGCGATTGATCTCGAAAAGGTGGGTGACGGGCGCGAGGCCGTTGTAACCCCGGGCACATCTTGGCAAGGGCGCTGGCTATGAGCGACGCGCTTCTTGACGATATTCACGCATTCCTTGGCGATACCGAATGGGAAGGGGCGGAGATCGCCCCGCTCGTCGGCGATGCCAGTTTCCGCCGGTACTTCCGGCTCAAGCTCGGCGGCAAGAGCGCAATGCTGATGCATGCGCCGCCGCCCGAGGAAGATCCCAGGCCCTTCCTGCATGTCGCGCACTGGCTGGAAACCAGCGGCCTGCGCGCGCCGCATATCCTGTCGGAAGACGCCGCGCGCGGTTGGGTGCTGACCGAAGATTTCGGCGACCAGCGGATGCGCGAATGGATCGACGACAATCCGGGTGACGAACGCGACATCTATGCCAAGGCGATCGACACGCTGGTGCAGCTGCACCGGCTGCCGCCGGGTCCGTTCGCGCCCTACGACATGGCGGTTTACCTGCGCGAAGCCATGTTGCTGGTCGAATGGTATTGTCCGGCGATGGGGCTCGACGTCGATGTCGAGGGCTATCGCAAGGCGTGGGAGGCCGTTTTCGAGCCCGTGCTGCCTCGCCAGACGCCGGGTGTAACCGTGCTGCGCGATTACCATGCGGAAAACATCATGCTGCTCGAGCCCGGCAAGCTGGCGGGCGCGCAGGGGCTGATCGACTTCCAGGACGCGCTGGTCGGCCACCCCGCCTATGATCTCGTCAGCCTGCTGCAGGATGCCCGCCGCGATGTTGCCGAAGACCTCGAATGCGAAATGCTCGGTCGCTACCGTGCTGCGGCCGATCCGGGCGAGCACTTCGAAGCCGATTACGCGCGGCTCGGCGCGCAGCGGAACGCCAAGATCGTCGGCATCTTCACCCGGCTGTGGAAGCGCGATGGCAAGGCCCGCTACCTCG
This genomic window from Qipengyuania sp. HL-TH1 contains:
- the tsaE gene encoding tRNA (adenosine(37)-N6)-threonylcarbamoyltransferase complex ATPase subunit type 1 TsaE, whose amino-acid sequence is MTIALPDLAAMEAFGQRIAALLAPGDVVALSGNLGTGKTTLARAILAALGHAGEVPSPTYTIIETYDELNPPVVHADFYRLEHPSEVEELGLDDYREGAVLLAEWPDHAGGFAHEPTCLAIDLEKVGDGREAVVTPGTSWQGRWL
- a CDS encoding sensor histidine kinase — encoded protein: METSPALLAIVGLLLALWTAGAVWAMLRASGREQKSIASRQVAQRLSRLIEEAPAIPLLVRADGRIEAPDRLARWIGLDKVPEYMSELAGADGRGLTEAQMDDLTRNVRRTQKTAKPFRMAITVAPGSGKSLAMQGSLADPAVSPGGAALIWVFDFSESEAELLQLREEAARAREDFGALVGLIEAAPMPMWFRGADMQLRLVNQAYVEAVGADSADRVVTEQIELVETVNGRTATEVAQQAADRRQPIERIVSATIDRARRTIRVTDLPLMGEGIAGYAVDIEEMEEQAREFRAFREAQRSMLDQLSIGVAQFDAAHRMTFANQPFHRVFSLPPGVVNDRTTFQQMLLIARENGRIPEVRDFPAWRNELAEWFQRDEPHEEAWSLSDSTHLRIVAQPLPDGGLVMIAEDRTEQLALSATRDTLLRTRTATFDNLFEALAVFAPDGHLELWNRGFPGAWGIEHEVLDGHPQAEDLLGAIAPNLADPSAVSRINQVIRAATLDRKKSDGRIELANGRTLDFTGVPLPDGNGLLTVLDVTASRQAEQALRERNRALEEADAVMTRFLANMSYEFRTPLTSIGGFAELLTSGIAGELPPQAEEYAQAISLSVGKLTEQVENVLDLSQSEAGLMPLRQSKLELLPFVTQIVRKQERRILDSGLTLDLKGSPEKSVTADPHQLRRAISQLLDNAINGTPRGGRILVDIGRKRGETKIVIADNGRGMSQHELARALEGIRMSADGKGIERRQGLGIPLARQLIEAHGGTLEIHSRKNGGTTATITLP
- a CDS encoding aminoglycoside phosphotransferase family protein — its product is MSDALLDDIHAFLGDTEWEGAEIAPLVGDASFRRYFRLKLGGKSAMLMHAPPPEEDPRPFLHVAHWLETSGLRAPHILSEDAARGWVLTEDFGDQRMREWIDDNPGDERDIYAKAIDTLVQLHRLPPGPFAPYDMAVYLREAMLLVEWYCPAMGLDVDVEGYRKAWEAVFEPVLPRQTPGVTVLRDYHAENIMLLEPGKLAGAQGLIDFQDALVGHPAYDLVSLLQDARRDVAEDLECEMLGRYRAAADPGEHFEADYARLGAQRNAKIVGIFTRLWKRDGKARYLAMIPRVWTAMERDLAHEALRPVADWFAANIPQEIRDTAGGEIQ